The stretch of DNA TGTTTCACATTGATTAAATCTTATTGTCTAATCGGGGAGTACTCCAATACTTCTCGATTTTTTTTTACAATAAGATCTTGTTCTAAATTATCTAATTGTTAGTTTTTTATCATTGGCGTTTTTTTTAGTTAGGTTTATCTATTGTTATTTTATTTTCATTTATTTTATATGAAAATTTCTCGCTGTTTTGAAATGAAATAAGTATTTGTTCTATGGTTTCTGTGTCAAACTTTGCAATGAAACGCTCTTCATTTAAAAATTGGTAATTGTTTATTATGGTTACATCATAAGTTCTTTCTAAAACTTTAATAATATCAGAAAATGATTTTGATTTAAATAGTAATTGACCTTTAGTCCAAGCTATATATTCTTCAATATCAACTTCATTTATGTTCATTCTATTTTCTGATTTATTCCAAGAAGCTTTATAACCTGGCATTAATACAGTAGAAGCTTTCGCATCAAACTTTTCGTCTACGTTATAAACACCAACAGAACCTTCTACCAAAGCAGTGCTTATTTCATTATCTTCTTTATAAGAATTAACATTAAATTTAGTTCCTAAAGCTTGAACATTTATATTTTGGGTATTTACAATAAAAGGGTGCAGTTTATCCTTAGCTATATCAAAATACGCTTCGCCACTTAAAAAAACTTTTCGTTCCATCCCGTTCAAAAATTTAACAGGATACTTCAATGTACTACCCGCATTTAAATGAACTAAACTTCCATCAGATAAAACAATCTTCATTTTTTTCCCATAAGGAATATTTAATTCGTTAAAGACCAGTTTCTCACTATTTTGCTCGTCACTTAATTTATTATAATTAAGCTCATCACCTTCTTTAACACTAACAATTTCTCCTTTTTTATTTAAAATTTTCTCATTTCCATCTTCAGTAACAATTTTAATATCACCATTATCTAATTTTAAAGTAATTGCATTATTATCTATACTAGTCTTTGGTGTAGAATCATTTAGCATAAAGAACCAGCTAAGCCCAATAACTCCTACAAAAACAGCAGCCCATTTACCCCATTTTTGATAAAAGCTTTTCTTATATCTTATTTTATTTATTAATATTTGATATTCATAATCAACATCAACTTCTTGTAGGGCAAGGTCTAAATCATAGCATTCTCTTGCATATCTTTTAAACACCTTTTCATTTTCCTCATTCTTCAACCATTCTAATAGCAAATTCAACTCTGATGTGCTAATACTGTCAAGAAAATATTTTCTAATAATATTATCCAAGATGCTTGTTTTTTATAAAATTCATATTAATTCTAAATAAAAATATACGATTAAACGTACGACTTTATTTATTAAACGTATAGCTTATTAAATACCCTTAAAAAAAAAAAAATTATTTTCATATTACATCAAAAACTGTCATTCAAAAACATGTTACTATCTACAATATGTTGAAGTTAGTAGAGTTTATTTTTTATATTAAAAATCATTTTATTGCTTTAACTTTCTTATCATTCATTTTTTAAAAATTCAATGATATTAGCAGAAGCTGTATTTCAAAATACTTTCCGATATAAAATTTAATTGAATATCCGTAATATTATAATATAAAATATTAATTTAGTTTTGGTTAAAATTACAGCAATGGATTCATTCAGTTTCGTAGCAAATTTTGATAAAAGAGTCGCGTAGGTTACATTTGCTCTTTAAAATAGACTTATTATTGATAATATTACAGGTTATGAATAGAAACAGATATTCAATAATTTAACATTTCTTTTATACTGTCATGACAGAATTAAAATTAATTTCAAAAATTAAGAAAAATGATGATATAGCATTTAAATTAATTTTTCAAAAATTCTATAAACCTTTATTAACTTACACCAAGACATTTACTTACGATGAAGATAAAGCTAAAGATATTGTTCAAGAAGCTTTTATTATTTTATGGAATAAAAGAAAAGACTTATTAGAAAATTCATCATTAAAAAACTATCTTTTCACATTAGCATATAGGCTATATATAGATCAATATAGAAAAGATAAATTTAGAAATAAAGTTCTAGATGAATTAAAAACATCTGCTTTAAAAACGAGGGTTCATGATGATGAAAAAGAAGGGCAAAAGAGATTAAAAAAACTATTAAAACTTGTACAAGACCTGCCTCCTCGCTGTAAAGAAATCCTCCTTTTAAGCAAAAGAGATGGTTTGAAATATAAAGAAATTGCTCAAAAATTAGATATCTCACAAAAAACCGTAGAATCTCAAATCCGAATTGCTTTTCAAAAAATTAGAGATGGATATAAAAATGAAGGTTATTTTTTCGTTTCTTTTTATGTGGGTAAATTCTTAAAAAAATTCCAAAATAAAAGATAGCAACCTAAACGAATGATATGTCTCATTTTGAAACCCAATAGGTATTACAGCCATCTTTTTAGTAGCCATGTTCAACTGTAATCTACTTTAAAATTAGTAGAACTTAGTTTAAGGCGTAGAACTAGAAACCTGAAGTAGTTTTCCGTTATAATATTTATTTCCGTTAAGCGAAAAATCAAAAATATATTGTGCCATTTCTAATGCTGTAGTCGGTGCTTCATACCCTGGGAAAGCTTCTTCTAGCATTTCAGTTTGCACAGCTCCCAAAGCTAATACATTAAAGCTTGGTCCTGTTTCTTTATACTCTTCGGCTAACAATTCTGTTAGAGTTATTACAGCTGCTTTACTAGAACTATAAGCACTTAATCCTGGGAATTTCATGCTTCCTTGAACGCCACCCATCGAACTAATGGTTACAACATGGCTATGACGCTTCATAGATGGTAATATAATTCGAGTCATTTCTGATACTCCAAAAACATTGGTCTTATATACTTTTTCAAAATCGGTCATTGAAGTTTCAGAAAAAGGCTTATTAAGCAAAGCTCCTGCATTATTAATTAAAATATCTACTTGGTTCCAATGAGAACTAATAAAGGTTTCTACTTTCTTATAATCATCATTTTTACTTAAATCAAATGAAAAGGACGTCACATTTTCTAACTGAAGATTTTCTATGGGCTTACTGTTTCTAGATAATGCTAATATATTATGCCCAGCTTTAGCAAATAATTGAACCAACTCGAAACCAATACCTCTACTTGTTCCTGTTATAATTATGTTTTTATTCATTGTTCATTTTAATTTCTTTTGTTTCGGCATTAATCATACCCTCTAAAGCTGGAATCATTTTATTTATAAAAGATGTCATGTGTTCAAAATCCATTTTATCGGTCTCATCGTCTACATGGTGGTAATAATCAAAGTTTGTAAAATCAAAAGTAGATATCGCTTGAGCTGGTATTTTAAACGCGTTAAAGAAAGGATAATTATCAGAGCGCATAAACAGATTATACGCTTTGGCTTGTGCTAAAAAGCCAACGATGTCCCCTTTTGCATAATCATTTAGTTTCTCTGCCATATTGGATTTTTTATAACCTGTAATATAAGCCATGGTTTCATTTTCTGCTCTTGGAACTCCTATCATTTCAAAATTAATCATGGTATATAAATTAAGCGCTTCATCTTTCAATCGTTTTGCCAAATGACCAGAACCTTTTAGCCCCATTTCCTCGGCCGCATATAATG from Flavivirga spongiicola encodes:
- a CDS encoding FecR family protein, whose protein sequence is MDNIIRKYFLDSISTSELNLLLEWLKNEENEKVFKRYARECYDLDLALQEVDVDYEYQILINKIRYKKSFYQKWGKWAAVFVGVIGLSWFFMLNDSTPKTSIDNNAITLKLDNGDIKIVTEDGNEKILNKKGEIVSVKEGDELNYNKLSDEQNSEKLVFNELNIPYGKKMKIVLSDGSLVHLNAGSTLKYPVKFLNGMERKVFLSGEAYFDIAKDKLHPFIVNTQNINVQALGTKFNVNSYKEDNEISTALVEGSVGVYNVDEKFDAKASTVLMPGYKASWNKSENRMNINEVDIEEYIAWTKGQLLFKSKSFSDIIKVLERTYDVTIINNYQFLNEERFIAKFDTETIEQILISFQNSEKFSYKINENKITIDKPN
- a CDS encoding RNA polymerase sigma factor, which encodes MTELKLISKIKKNDDIAFKLIFQKFYKPLLTYTKTFTYDEDKAKDIVQEAFIILWNKRKDLLENSSLKNYLFTLAYRLYIDQYRKDKFRNKVLDELKTSALKTRVHDDEKEGQKRLKKLLKLVQDLPPRCKEILLLSKRDGLKYKEIAQKLDISQKTVESQIRIAFQKIRDGYKNEGYFFVSFYVGKFLKKFQNKR
- a CDS encoding SDR family NAD(P)-dependent oxidoreductase, yielding MNKNIIITGTSRGIGFELVQLFAKAGHNILALSRNSKPIENLQLENVTSFSFDLSKNDDYKKVETFISSHWNQVDILINNAGALLNKPFSETSMTDFEKVYKTNVFGVSEMTRIILPSMKRHSHVVTISSMGGVQGSMKFPGLSAYSSSKAAVITLTELLAEEYKETGPSFNVLALGAVQTEMLEEAFPGYEAPTTALEMAQYIFDFSLNGNKYYNGKLLQVSSSTP